The sequence TGATTGTagtaaagaaaatgttattatATGTCTATTACcgctcttattttttttaaactaaaaaacaaaaataaatgaatagcaaaaatgtatttcttgaTATTATGTTACTGGTATTTTATAATGATAATTATAGCATTACAtctgatgaacatttaaatgcatgattgttacactatttttttttcattattgtcatttttatattcAGATTTATCTGTGGCACCCTTTAATAATTGCAAGAGATTCAATTTGCAAAACTGTCTTCACTTTGGTAAATATACACCATAGAACGTATTAATTGAAatcagtgtgtttctgagtgGCTGCACTTTGCCTCTCAGGCTTTCCGGTCTGTATGCAGCGACAgctgtcctccaggttctcGCATCGTCAGGAGAAaaggggaacccatctgctgttATGACTGTGTCCCATGTGCAGAGGGAGAAGTTAGTAATATGACTGGTGTGTTCTATTCTATCCAATAATTATTAGTTATCCAATCATAAACTGATCTTGCGTTTAAACGTCTTCTCTGTACGTTCACCAGATTCTTTAGAGTGCTTGCGCTGCTCAGAGGACACGTGGCCCAATAATGAAAGAAATCTCTGCATCCCAAAGACTATTGAGTACCTATCCTACCATGAGTTCATGGGTATTCTCCTGTGTGTTGCATCTCTCCTCGGGGCTTGTCTTTCCATTTCCATCATTGCCACATTCTACACATATAAAGACACACCACTGGTTCGGGCCAACAACATGGAGTTGAGCTTCCTGCTCTTGGTGTTCCTTGTCGTTTGTTTCCTCGTTGGCCTGTTGTTCATTGGGAAACCTTCAGACTGGCTTTGCCGCATCAGGTACCCAGCATTTGGGATCAGTTTTGCACTCTGCATTTCCTGCCTGCTGGCCAAGACAGCGGTGGTCCTAATGGCGTTTCGGGCCACACTGCCAGGAAGTAATGTCATGAAGTGGTTTGGAGCCAAGCAGCAGCGAGCCAGTGTGCTTTTAGGAACAGCTGTCCAGGTAGAAAAATTTCCCAGGTTGGCtaattaaatatctttttacTTGTCTGAGTTGaatatctgttgtttttctctccacTCAGGTAATAATCTGCCTTATCTGGCTGCTCACCAGTCCACCTCACGCCACCAGTAACACACATTACCACAGTGCCACCATCATCATTGAGTGTGTTACTGGTTCAGAGGTTGGTTTCTGGTGTGTTCTTGGATACATCGGCATTCTGGCCTGCATGTGCTTTGTAATGGCTTTTCTGGCTCGAAAGCTGCCTGATAATTTTAATGAGGCAAAGTTCATCACGTTCAGCATGCTGATATTCTTTGCAGTGTGGGTTACGTTTATCCCAGTTTATGTGAGCACAGCCGGGAAATATACCGTGGCTGttcatatttttgctgttttggccTCAGCCTTTGGactccttttttgcatttttgctccAAAGTGCTACATCCTAATGCTGAAACCAGAAAAGAACAGCAAGAAACATATTATGCAAAGGTGAAAATGAAAGTATATTATGCAAAAGATTTTGTGTATTAAACAGATATTTCAATGACATATGTTTGTGTGGTTCACGTTGGAAACACAATAAAGACAACTCCTTCGAAAAAATGTTGTGTCAGttattttaaacctatttaactttctttttatttctaatgAAGCTGCAATTGACATGTCACAATTAAATACTTTAAACTGTACATGTACCATGTGTTatgatttcatttaaatttttgacagggaaatcattttaaatttttgtattccAAAACTGTTGTGACAGAATACTAAGTAAGGTGAAAAGATGTTGGTTATTTTCTCCATGAATTTACTTCAATAATATTATCTAGAATATgtcataataaaataatgaataccGAGACAGCAAGAGagtttttgtaacatttattttgattaataATTTATGAATGTAATATATCTCAAACTGTTAATACATTACAGGAATACAGCAGACATTTCActgattctgaaaatgtttataGATAAAACAACTTCAAATAATATACTAACAATAAAAGATATCAGCTACCTTAATAGGGCATTACAAAACTTTTGTGTGTATGTTAAATGCAcacttttaaatatgttttattcatttaaccaTATTACATTagataaaattattttaacataACACAATCTAttaaaatatcagatttttttggatACCATTTATTCCCATGACATGTTTCTTGGTATTTTTCTCTGGCTTCACCAATATTATGTAACATTTAGGTGCAAAGATGCTACTTAACAAGCCAAACGCTGAGGACAAAATTGCAAAGATTTCCACAGCCACAGTGAACTTCCCAGGAGAACTGATGTATGCTGGGATAAATGTGATCCACACAGCACAGAATATCAACATGCTGAATGTGATAAATTTGGCTTCATTAAAGTTATCAGGCAACTTTCTTGCCAGAAATGCCAGAACCAAACATATTATGGCAAGGATTCCTATGTAGCCCAGCACCGCATAGAAAGCAGCCTCAGAGCCTGTGTTGCATTCTAAAACAATCTTCTTGTTACTGTATCTGAAAACCATGTCAGGGAAAGGTGGCTTGAACTTCAGCCACAATACACATATCAGTATTTGAATCATGGTGCAGGAACAAACGATGATCCTTTGCTGTGCAGGACCAAACTTTCCTGCAACTTTGTTGCCAGGAATTGTGGCTTTGAAAGCTGTAACAACAACAATCGTTTTCCCCAAGACACAGGAAATACAAAGAGCAAATGTCACACCAAAAGCTGTGTGGCGCAGCATGCAGGTCCACACTGTGGGTTTGCCCATGAAAGTGAGAggacagagaaaacagaggaagagagaaaacagcaagaaacaGCTGAGCTCTGAGTTACTGGCCTTTATTACAGGAGTTTCTCTGTAGTGGATAAAAACCATCATGGTAACCAGTGACAGGGAGGCTCCCAGCAGAGATACAACTGTCAGAGCTATTCCCATCGGCTCATGGTACCTCAGGAACTCAGTTGTTTTGGGAATGCACTCGTCTTTCCTCTCATTGGACCAGTATTCCTGTGGACAGGGTGTGCAGTCTGCTGcacctgcagagagaaacacagagtGAGAGTTACAAGATCTGGATATCATGATTGCAGAATATGAaaacatatatcagtaaaaaatgCAATGCCGTAAAATGAGAACATTGAACATGGTAACAAAAACAGTGACATCTTGAATATGAAACAAACACTAAATGCACGACATTTGGTTTACATGGtataaaaacaatgattttgTTACAATATATGCTTTAGAAACGTCACTGTCTACCTGTTGAATTGGCTATAGTTCCATCAGCACACGGGATACAGTCAAAACAACATGTAGGTTTTCCCTTAATCTGAGCTTTCCTGGTTCCCACAGGACAAACATTCGAGCACACTGATGTGGGAACCTGAGGGAGAAACGTTTAAACTGTGTAACAACAGCACTGACATATTCAGTTGATTGTAACAGTCACCTACAGAGCATTCTGAGGAACTTTATCAATAAAGaaaattcattattattacCCTTTTCCCCGTCCTCCACACTATCTTCTCCTCCTGGATGTTGAGCCTAAAATCACCGTTTGCAGCAGAAGCAAAATGACCCAGAGTCACATGCTGCACCTGTCCGTTTCTCAGCTGCCAGTTAATAATATCATAAGAAGCAGGAGGGTCTCCATTCTcatcaaaaaacacatcatcccCAAACTCATTCCTGAAATTCACCCTTTGAAGATGATCAGTGACCTGAAAAGAGAGACACGTTATCTGTTAGATATGCATAAGTCCTTATTTATTCTGAATTTTCTCTCAGTTGAAGGCATTGTGAAATATTGCTGCACTATTTCTCACCGTTTTGGGCTGAATTTCTGACACATTCAAACATGGCCTCACAGGTTTTTGTCCAGCTGGTTTGCAGAATATCAGCTGATGAAGGGCATGTGCAATGGCATACACTGCTTTGTACACATTATAAGTAACTCTGAGCTGTGTGACATCAAAAAACGCATGCTGGGAATTCATTAATGTCTCATTGCCTGTGCATATTTTACCCATTCTGTGTTCTTCAGGTAAAACAGGTCTACAGCCCACCATAATCTCCCAGAAATCCTTCACAAAGGCTGCACTTGGATCTGTATAAGGACTGATATTTGTAAGAAATGGTCTTAGTTTAGGCattgtcattttctgcatcacaaaTCCTAGAGCTCCACCAAAAGCTTGGTAGATTTCAGGTGTTGAGGGTCGAGCAGCTGTTATCCAAGCCTCACTAGCAATCCACTGAATTCCTGTAATGTTCTGTTTGACCACCTCTTTCATCAAAGGATAAAAGTCTCCCTCAGGAACAAAAgccaaaatgactttaacagTTGATCTTCTGATCATTTCCACAACATCCAGGATTTTATCCATAGAGTATGTACGCAAAATTGTCCCAACAAAGGCAATACAAACTCCTAACTTTTTGACCTCTTCAGTGAAAGACAGGATCCCATTTCTCCCATAATCATTGTCTGACTGTATGGCTCCAATCCACTGCCAACCAAAATGTTTAACCAACGCTGCCAAAGCTTTTGCCTGGAAGTAGTCGCTGGGGATGGTCCGAAAAAAGGTGGGATATTTGGCTCTGTCACTCAGACAGGCACATGTTGAGAAGTAACTTACCtagaaatgaacaagaaaagaaaagagtctgaaaacaaagatgcaaaacaattgCTACAAAGCATCAAATATCACAGAGCACAGAGTCcataaaatgtcaatttatATCTTACTATTGGCACTTGAAATGGACCAACAGTTCCAGCCACAGCTAAGGACTGAGATGATCCTGACGCTGCTATGACAGCAGATATTGTTGGAGGGCAAGAAGAATTAAATTCTGTCTCCTCTGGTCTACTGGCCAGTGTTAGAGCAGCACGCAAAGCATTAGTAGGAGATGCACAAGAGTTAAGGATCCTGTAGCCGAGAGAGATGTTTGGAAGGAGGGCAGGATCTTTGTTGATTTCTTCAATTGCAAATATCATCACTTGGGTCCATCGAAAGGCTCGCAGGTCAAATCTGAAAAAGTTAATAAAGTTAcagaactgctgctgctgctgctgaacatgTACACAGGTAGGATAAGAATAAACATGCAAgcatgaataataaaaatagatataCCAAATCATACCCTGCGCACTTCACTCCTGGAGGCTCCCTCGCGAATGTAGATGTGCTGCTTACCTCTTTGttgaaaactggaaaaatccCCCCAATCATTATTTCACCCGGATGAAACAAACTCGGCATGTCAAACCTGCCAAACAGctcacagccagaaactgtgttCAGGTGgagaacacacagaaatacGAGAGTAGTTCTTGGCATGTTTGTGCTCGATTATCAAATGCACATGAGGATGCAGCTCTTATATCCAGCTGTGCTGCATGTAGGCAGACATGGCACCATCATGAAAGGCTGATTTATCTCCCACAGGACACAGAGATCTCAGATTGATAGGGTTTGCACAACACGGAAAAGTGAATGCTATATTACATAGAAGTGTATGAATTCAGTGCAGTATAAGGGCTAATGTGCAGGTACACACAACCAAAACTCCTACAAAATGTAGAATTTAGGCAACTGACTGACTCATCATGCTGAACCAAAGGTCAGAAATCTATTGAGTACAGCAACGTGCATCAAACTGCATTGGTATATGGATCAATAAAGaaaatctttgacatttttcacccaCAGTAACTTACGATAATGGCATTTAAAGCACAGAGGTGATAGATAAAATCCAAACAAGCAAAATGAATGCTCCAGAAGACGTACTTTAAGatatgtttttctttgcaaaagGTGATGGTTCTGAGGATGTTAAATAATGTAGGACCAAACCAGTTGATAAGCAGAGCAGTATAAGTGGATAAATACTGCAGGTTTTATAATAACTGACAGAGTCTGAAGAATTTGTTGCTGCATGCTTGTCATTTGCATATGATAGAAACAAAAGTCTAAAGACTATTCTGTATAAATTAGTGGCCAATATAGAAACTACTGTTAAATCTAGCCTGTACACCTTATAGTCCActacagcaggtcctcggtttacggcgTTTTGTGGTTgtcatctcccataaatttatgaagaaagtcttgttccatcatttcaATGTAAGGTGTTTACGACATTAAAAAAGGTTTCAGGCTGGAAGTAGTTGacgagtggagcggatgaagATGTCACGTGAGTCAAATATGAGGAAgacgactttgtttacattcggcTGAATGCCACGtcggattgtgctacattcactttctttcatttgtgttgttttttgaaactttttggCTCTTCATtgtggctcccaagcataagtcagactcttctgatggcagtgcttcgaagaaaaggaaaactatctccatggaagtgaaattagatataataaaatgctcagaaaagggaaaaacatcAGCGGACGAATGATTATGATTTTATCACTGTGCTAGTGTAGATGAGTGACATAGGGGTACTTTTGTACAGCATATGATTTCCAACTTATGGTGAAAATCAAATTACATCGTGCCGTAAGAAAAAATTCCTACGAAAGTCAAGGACACCATGTACTGAAATATGACGACATTGAGGCAAGAATCTGTGTGAGCTTCTAcagaacaataataattattttatcttcattCATGAGAATGATGATGAGATGATTTCTACAAAACTAAagttaattgattaaaaatgtgaaaagcagAATAGGTGATTGTGTAACGTTTCTCCTCCTTTAAAGTGAGTCATCTAATTGAATTCAGGTCCAATCAATTGGTGATAGAAGTCACACATGTAGTGGAATGAAGATCATCTGAtagcagtgaatgtgtcttaAGTGACTGTAGCATAAAAACTTGCATCTGGAAGGTgtagtcactggtgaatcagtattTCTGGCTATATGAACACCATGAAGATAAAATAACATTCTAAGCAACTCTGTGATAAGGTTATTGAAAGACTTAAGTCTGGGGATGGCTGCAAGAAAATGTTCAAGTCACTGAGTATCTGTTGGAgcacagttaaatccatcattaacaAGTGGAAGTGATATGACACATGCATAAAGCTGCCTGGTGCAGGCCATCATCAGAACCTGAGTGACTGTGCAAGAAACAAAcaagtgagggaggccaccaagatacctatgactcctctgaatgAGTTACAGTCTTCAGCAACTTAGATGGGAGAGGCTTAGTTgggttcttcaccagtcaaaatTTTATGGGAGAGTGTCAAAGAGCAAGACACagtcgaaaaaaaaaacaaattaaatatcgactagagttcaccagaaagCCTttgggagactctgaagtcaacggAAGAAGGCTCTTAGTACTGATGAgatgaaaatgtagtttttgaccatcagactagatgctatgTTTGACAGACATCAGACATCAAACACagcatccccactgtgaagcatggtggtggcagcatcatgatgtgtggATGTTTCTTGTCAACAGGCCCCGGAAGGCtggttgaaaagcaataaaactgaaaaactttgaAGGGGTGTGAATTCTTATGGGATAAGAGGGAACCTATGGGATTGtgtggaaaatgtaattttggcaCTGATGGTTGGTTATAATAACACCACCAGGACAGACAACATCACGGCTGTCATAAAGAAGGCTCAGCAGTGGCTACAATTCCTGAGAGTcctcagaaaaaacaacttggacaggaagctgctgctggccttctacagctcatccatagagaacctgctgacattctgtgtttccacctggtacaggaagctgcactgaggcagacagagtgaggcttcagaggacagtcaaagcagcacagaggattgttggctgtcctctcccctccctcatggACATCTTCTCCACCCggtgcctcagcagagctcagaacattatcaaggacagttcacatcccggttctcagctttttgatctgttgccctctggaaggCGCTACAGATGTATTAAagcgaggacaaacagacttaaaaacagtttctttccgagagccatcaccaccctgaactctcacagGTCTCACACAAAGCAGACAACATAGTGCatctgtgcaatatacaccactgtctcattcactgctatttatattcactccATTATTATCTccgttatttatactgtatatatgtaaatagactgtttttgcactaccttaagatttccttgcactgtaaaggagaagctctgcaatctcgttatacattgtataatgacaataaagaatattctattctattctattctaatgaGAGAGTGTGAGACAGTGAGAGGGTTAAAGCAGATGCTGCTTGATGCATTACTGTAATGTGACTGAACACATCCACAGCACACAGTGATGAAGGATAAAAGCTGAAGTGCTGGTTTTACTGCACGGCCACGACACTGTCAGAGCCTAAAGTTTTATAATATAATCTTGCTTGACAAATTGCAGTTAGATAACCATAACAGAAATGGCCCAGTAGCCATAGAAGCCTAtcataatgtaaaattaaatattgacaTGAAATTTTGTACTAcccaaacagacaaatgaaacTATTTGAACCAAAAGATTGAAAAAGAGAGAGTCCCCTCTTCCAGTTTAGGTTACAAAGCATCCTTTATTCATTAGATGTGCAATATCAGTTCTATATCAACAATAGTGATGATCAGGATTAAGGCAAGTGATTTATTCATAATGACTGCATAACAAAGGCTACAAACTATTCCAGTTTGAAAAAGAGTGTTGTGATACACCTTTTGAATGTTCagtcaaaaaacacaacagaaccaAAAACATCTCCAAATCATTTCAGTATTTAAATCCATCTCTATAGTTGAATGACAATATTTTCAAAAGACAACTGCTTTGAAACTTTGTTTCAGTTCACTGTTTCTTAACCAAGTAATGTAATGAAGTGTTTTGGACAAAACCAGCAGAGAGATCCAGTGTGCCAGTGTGGCACCTGTACAAATATTAAGGcaatgttttattatatattcCCAAACACCTTATTGAtacttttgttttgtaatttactGGAACATTTAGTTTCTTGGTTCAGTTTCGCATCACACCATTTGCCAGCAGACTAATGTGTCTGGGACATTGTCAGCAGATCACCTGCCAGGATTGAATGTGTTTGACATCAGCACAGTAACACCCAAGTACAAATAATGGGAATCTTGTTATGCAACGATGTATCCTGGTGTATCATTTAACTATTTTACAGCTAAAATTCAAAATACAATGTACCAAACCATAATTTGCTCACAGTACATGTTAGAGAAGTTTACCATCATAGTATGTACAGAACATTTATCAATTCATTATCAGATTTACAGACACTAATTTATATAAAGTGTTATAAAACACTGCTTTACTCATGTACAGTACCATATAATAAGTCATTActttttgttcatcttttttCCCATGACGTGCTTCTTGGTATTTTTCTCTGGCTTCACCAATATTATGTAACATTTAGGTGCAAAGATGCTACTTAACAAGCCAAACGCTGAGGACAAAATTGCAAAGATTTCCACAGCCACAGTGAACTTCCCAGGAGAACTGATGTATGCTGGGATAAATGTGATCCACACAGCACAGAATATCAACATGCTGAATGTGATAAATTTGGCTTCATTAAAGTTATCAGGCAACTTTCTTGCCAGAAATGCCAGAACCAAACATACTATGGCAAGGATTCCTATGTAGCCCAGCACTGCATAGAAAGCAGCCTCAGAGCCTGTGTTGCATTCTAAAACAATCTTCTTGTTACTGTATCTGAAAACCATGTCAGGGAAAGGTGGCTTGAACTTCAGCCACAATACACATATCAGTATTTGAATCATGGTGCAGGAACAAACGATGATCCTTTGCTGTGCAGGACCAAACTTTCCTGCAACTTTGTTGCCAGGAATTGTGGCTTTGAAAGCTGTAACAACAACAATCGTTTTCCCCAAGACACAGGAAATACAAAGAGCAAATGTCACACCAAAAGCTGTGTGGCGCAGCATGCAGGTCCACACTGTGGGTTTGCCCATGAAAGTGAGAggacagagaaaacagaggaagagagaaaacagcaagaaacaGCTGAGCTCTGAGTTACTGGCCTTTATTACAGGAGTTTCTCTGTAGTGGATAAAAACCATCATGGTAACCAGTGACAGGGAGGCTCCCAGCAGAGATACAACTGTCAGAGCTATTCCCATCGGCTCATGGTACCTCAGGAACTCAGTTGTTTTGGGAATGCACTCGTCTTTCCTCTCATTGGACCAGTATTCCTGTGGACAGGGTGTGCAGTCTGCTGcacctgcagagagaaacacagagtGAGAGTTACAAGATCTGGATATCATGATTGCAGAATATGAaaacatatatcagtaaaaaatgCAATGCCGTAAAATGAGAACATTGAACATGGTAACAAAAACAGTGACATCTTGAATATGAAACAAACACTAAATGCACGACATTTGGTTTACATGGtataaaaacaatgattttgTTACAATATATGCTTTAGAAACGTCACTGTCTACCTGTTGAATTGGCTATAGTTCCATCAGCACACGGGATACAGTCAAAACAACATGCAGGTTTTCCCTTAATCTGAGCTTTCCTGGTTCCCACAGGACAAACATTCGAGCACACTGATGTGGGAACCTGAGGGAGAAACGTTTAAACTGTGTAACAACAGCACTGACATATTCAGTTGATTGTAACAGTCACCTACAGAGCATTCTGAGGAACTTTATCAATAAAGaaaattcattattattacCCTTTTCCCCGTCCTCCACACTATCTTCTCCTCCTGGATGTTGAGCCTAAAATCACCGTTTGCAGCAGAAGCAAAATGACCCAGAGTCACATGCTGCACCTGTCCGTTTCTCAGCTGCCAGTTAATAATATCATAAGAAGCAGGAGGGTCTCCATTCTcatcaaaaaacacatcatcccCAAACTCATTCCTGAAATTCACCCTTTGAAGATGATCAGTGACCTGAGAAAAGGAAGAGagggttttatttaatttttataattGCTTATTGATTGTTTGCTGTCAGACAGTTGAAggtatttttgctcttttttataCCTCTTTTGGCTGAATTTCTGACACATTCAAACATGGCCTCACAGGTTTTTGTCCAGCCGGTTTGCAGAATATCAGCTGATGAAGGGCATGTGCAATGGCATACACTGCTTTGTACACATTATAAGTAGCTCTGAGCTGTGTGACATCAAAAAACGCATGCTGGGAATTCATTAATGTCTCATTGCCTGTGCATATTTTATCCATTCTGTGTTCTTCAGGTAAAACAGGTCTACAGCCCACCATAATCTCCCAGAAATCCTTCACAAAGGCTGCACTTGGATCTGTATAAGGACTGATATTTGTAAGAAATGGTTTTAGTTTAGGCATtgccattttctgcatcacaaaTCCTAGAGCTCCACCAAAAGCTTGGTAGATTTCAGGTGTGGAAGGCTTAGTTGCTGTTATCCAGCCCTCACTAGCAATCCACTGAATTCCTGTAATGTTCTGTTTCACCACCTCTTTCATCAAAGGATAAAAGTCTCCCTCAGGAACAAAAgccaaaatgactttaacagTTGATCTTCTGATCATTTCCACAACATCCAGGATTTTATCCATAGAGTACGTACGTGCAATTGTCCCAACAAAGGCAATACAAACTCCTAACTTTTTGACCTCTTCAGTGAAAGACAGGATCCCATTTCTCCCATAATCATTGTCTGACTGTATGGCTCCAATCCACTGCCAACCAAAATGTTTAACCAACGCTGCCAAAGCTTTTGCCTGGAAGTAGTCGCTGGGGATGGTCCGAAAAAAGGTGGGATATTTGGCTCTGTCACTCAGACAGGCACATGTTGAGAAGTAACTTACCTAGAAATgtacaagaaaagaaaagagtctgaaaacaaagatgcaaaacaattgCTACAAAGCATCAAATATCACAGAGCACAGATTCcataaaatgtcaatttatATCTTACTATTGGCACTTGAAACGGACCAAGAGTTCCAGCCACAGCTAAGGACTGAGATGATCCTGACGCTGCTATGACAGCAGATATTGTTGGAGGGCAAGAAGAATTAAATTCAGTCTCCTCTGGTCTACTGGCCAGTGTTAGAGCAGCACGCAAAGTATTTGCAGGAAATGAACACGAATTCAGGATCCTGTAGCCGAGAGAGATGTTTGGAAGGAGAGCAGGATCTTTGTTGATTTCTTCAATTGCAAATATCATCACTTGGGTCCATCGAAAAGCTCGCAGGTCAAATCTAAAGAGGTTTATGAAgttacagagctgctgctgcacatgtACATACACTAACAGGGATAATAGGAATAAACATGCAAgcatgaataataaaaatagatataCCAAATCATACCCTGCGCACTTCACTCCTGGAGGCTCCCTCTCGAATGTAGAAGTGCTCCTTATCTCTTTGTAGGAAACTGGAAAAATCCCCCCAATCATTATTTCACCCGGATGAAACAAACTCGGCATGTCAAACCTGCCAAACAGctcacagccagaaactgtgttCAGGTGgagaacacacagaaatacGAGAGTAGCTCTTGGCATGTTTGTGCTCGACTATCAAATGCACATGAGGATGCAGCTCTTATATGCAGCTGTGCTGCATGTAGGCAGACATGGCACCATCATGAAAGGCTGATTTATCTCCCACAGGACACAGAGATCTCAGATTGATAGGGTTTGCACAACACGGAAAAGTGAATGCTA comes from Amphiprion ocellaris isolate individual 3 ecotype Okinawa chromosome 7, ASM2253959v1, whole genome shotgun sequence and encodes:
- the LOC111589084 gene encoding extracellular calcium-sensing receptor-like; translated protein: MPSLFHPGEIMIGGIFPVSYKEIRSTSTFEREPPGVKCAGFDLRAFRWTQVMIFAIEEINKDPALLPNISLGYRILNSCSFPANTLRAALTLASRPEETEFNSSCPPTISAVIAASGSSQSLAVAGTLGPFQVPIVSYFSTCACLSDRAKYPTFFRTIPSDYFQAKALAALVKHFGWQWIGAIQSDNDYGRNGILSFTEEVKKLGVCIAFVGTIARTYSMDKILDVVEMIRRSTVKVILAFVPEGDFYPLMKEVVKQNITGIQWIASEGWITATKPSTPEIYQAFGGALGFVMQKMAMPKLKPFLTNISPYTDPSAAFVKDFWEIMVGCRPVLPEEHRMDKICTGNETLMNSQHAFFDVTQLRATYNVYKAVYAIAHALHQLIFCKPAGQKPVRPCLNVSEIQPKEVTDHLQRVNFRNEFGDDVFFDENGDPPASYDIINWQLRNGQVQHVTLGHFASAANGDFRLNIQEEKIVWRTGKRVPTSVCSNVCPVGTRKAQIKGKPACCFDCIPCADGTIANSTGAADCTPCPQEYWSNERKDECIPKTTEFLRYHEPMGIALTVVSLLGASLSLVTMMVFIHYRETPVIKASNSELSCFLLFSLFLCFLCPLTFMGKPTVWTCMLRHTAFGVTFALCISCVLGKTIVVVTAFKATIPGNKVAGKFGPAQQRIIVCSCTMIQILICVLWLKFKPPFPDMVFRYSNKKIVLECNTGSEAAFYAVLGYIGILAIVCLVLAFLARKLPDNFNEAKFITFSMLIFCAVWITFIPAYISSPGKFTVAVEIFAILSSAFGLLSSIFAPKCYIILVKPEKNTKKHVMGKKMNKK
- the LOC111589085 gene encoding extracellular calcium-sensing receptor-like, which codes for MPSLFHPGEIMIGGIFPVFNKEVSSTSTFAREPPGVKCAGFDLRAFRWTQVMIFAIEEINKDPALLPNISLGYRILNSCASPTNALRAALTLASRPEETEFNSSCPPTISAVIAASGSSQSLAVAGTVGPFQVPIVSYFSTCACLSDRAKYPTFFRTIPSDYFQAKALAALVKHFGWQWIGAIQSDNDYGRNGILSFTEEVKKLGVCIAFVGTILRTYSMDKILDVVEMIRRSTVKVILAFVPEGDFYPLMKEVVKQNITGIQWIASEAWITAARPSTPEIYQAFGGALGFVMQKMTMPKLRPFLTNISPYTDPSAAFVKDFWEIMVGCRPVLPEEHRMGKICTGNETLMNSQHAFFDVTQLRVTYNVYKAVYAIAHALHQLIFCKPAGQKPVRPCLNVSEIQPKTVTDHLQRVNFRNEFGDDVFFDENGDPPASYDIINWQLRNGQVQHVTLGHFASAANGDFRLNIQEEKIVWRTGKRVPTSVCSNVCPVGTRKAQIKGKPTCCFDCIPCADGTIANSTGAADCTPCPQEYWSNERKDECIPKTTEFLRYHEPMGIALTVVSLLGASLSLVTMMVFIHYRETPVIKASNSELSCFLLFSLFLCFLCPLTFMGKPTVWTCMLRHTAFGVTFALCISCVLGKTIVVVTAFKATIPGNKVAGKFGPAQQRIIVCSCTMIQILICVLWLKFKPPFPDMVFRYSNKKIVLECNTGSEAAFYAVLGYIGILAIICLVLAFLARKLPDNFNEAKFITFSMLIFCAVWITFIPAYISSPGKFTVAVEIFAILSSAFGLLSSIFAPKCYIILVKPEKNTKKHVMGINGIQKNLIF